A region of Selenomonadales bacterium 4137-cl DNA encodes the following proteins:
- a CDS encoding LCP family protein translates to MTTRLERRLSEQRTIHKRRNWLVATCIILFLLTVGASYIWFGGTLSNWHRVVRTGGLLFSADKINVLVLGVDERSGDVGRSDTMFAVTVDTGSKEAALLSVPRDTRVKIPGRGWDKINHAYANGREKLSQQAAEELLGIPFDYYVVINFASFGKIVDAVGGVDIDVEKRMYYRDPYDDLLIDFRPGPQHMNGKTAIKYVRYRGEDGDIGRIERQQKFIKAMLEKVTSPSIITRVPAIIREVSTAVNTNMSTGEMLSMAKLLNDAHKKGLKTDMVPGRPAYIHDISYWLPDIVALREHIARIQGGELSGKQLAEAEKLAAEYERSIPREMKVHEAPKAAAPTKEPAAKPAKKPAAAPKASPPVPGKIAVAVVNASGNPGLGPKMAGILKARGFQVTGVTTSAAPVSTTLVVSYSTSGTIVNQLTSLPFKYVLQIKNERQAVDATVYIGKDYK, encoded by the coding sequence TTGACCACTCGTCTTGAACGGCGCCTGTCCGAGCAGCGCACCATCCACAAAAGACGCAATTGGCTTGTCGCCACCTGCATCATCCTGTTCCTGCTGACCGTCGGCGCCTCCTACATCTGGTTCGGAGGCACCCTCAGCAATTGGCACAGGGTCGTCCGCACCGGCGGCCTGCTATTTTCGGCAGACAAAATCAACGTGCTCGTCCTCGGGGTCGACGAGCGGTCCGGAGACGTAGGCCGCTCCGACACCATGTTCGCCGTAACGGTCGACACCGGCAGCAAGGAGGCGGCTCTCCTGTCCGTCCCCCGCGACACCAGGGTGAAAATTCCCGGACGCGGCTGGGACAAGATTAACCACGCCTACGCCAACGGCAGGGAAAAACTATCCCAGCAGGCGGCCGAAGAACTGCTCGGCATCCCCTTCGACTATTACGTTGTGATCAACTTCGCCTCCTTCGGCAAGATCGTCGACGCGGTCGGCGGTGTGGATATCGATGTCGAGAAAAGGATGTACTACCGGGACCCGTACGACGACCTCCTCATCGACTTTCGCCCCGGCCCCCAGCACATGAACGGCAAGACAGCCATCAAATACGTGCGCTACCGGGGGGAGGACGGCGACATCGGCCGCATCGAGCGGCAGCAGAAATTCATCAAAGCCATGCTGGAGAAGGTAACCAGCCCGTCCATCATCACCCGTGTGCCGGCAATCATCCGTGAAGTCAGTACGGCGGTCAACACCAACATGTCCACCGGCGAGATGCTCAGCATGGCTAAACTCCTCAACGACGCCCATAAAAAAGGCCTCAAAACCGACATGGTGCCCGGCCGCCCCGCGTACATCCACGACATCAGCTACTGGCTGCCCGACATCGTCGCCCTTCGTGAGCATATCGCCCGTATCCAGGGGGGCGAACTGAGCGGCAAACAACTTGCAGAGGCCGAAAAGCTAGCCGCCGAGTACGAGCGCTCCATCCCGCGGGAGATGAAAGTCCACGAGGCCCCCAAAGCGGCCGCCCCGACCAAGGAGCCTGCCGCCAAACCCGCCAAAAAGCCGGCTGCAGCCCCGAAAGCCTCACCTCCGGTACCCGGCAAAATCGCCGTCGCCGTCGTCAACGCCAGCGGCAACCCCGGTCTCGGCCCCAAAATGGCCGGCATCCTCAAAGCCCGCGGCTTCCAGGTTACCGGCGTCACTACCAGCGCCGCGCCGGTCAGCACCACCCTCGTCGTTTCCTACTCCACCAGCGGCACAATCGTCAACCAGCTCACCAGCCTGCCGTTCAAATACGTCCTGCAGATCAAGAACGAGAGGCAGGCGGTGGATGCCACCGTATACATCGGCAAAGACTACAAATAA
- the mrdA gene encoding penicillin-binding protein 2: protein MFEIESTRRLRVLALLVVAVVGLLVFRLAWMQLLQGAQYKKIAEDNRLRRHYTQAPRGTIYDRNGAVLVSSRPSFAVSIIPAEYADPQTATPFLAELAGLSRGEIEALLAAAKAAPYTPVPVIRDAGPALLAKVEERKAALPGVVIEAVPVRHYVYGQLAAHVLGYVGRISAEEYAARKTAGYSPADLIGKDGLELVWEDTLRGTPGGREVEVNARGEEIGAAGEKAAIPGKGLVLTLDANLQKAAEEILAAQIAVSRGIGEPAKGGGVIALDVRSGAVLVLASSPAFDPNAFAAGISARDWAALLGNPDNPLTDRVTQNAYPPGSVFKIVTAAAALDRGLVTPAEIFEDKGVYTLGGWDFFGWNPKGLGKLNLEGAIAMSSDPVFYELGRRMGADTLAAYALTFGFGKPTGIGLPGEAGGFVPTEEWKTTTYSKPWYPGETIIAAIGQGYYLATLLQQAELLMAVANGGVIYRPVLVDKVLDTDGTPRQKLAPSVARTVYLAPETWETISRGLEGVVSRGTATTVFQGFKRTAAGKTGSAETGRGTTHSWFACYAPADKPEVVVAALIEDGGDGSVAAAPVARKVLEAYFGLPSAEVKTPPPGQTD from the coding sequence ATGTTTGAAATCGAAAGCACGCGGCGGCTGCGCGTGCTGGCCCTGCTGGTCGTCGCCGTCGTCGGCCTGCTGGTCTTTCGCCTGGCCTGGATGCAGCTTCTCCAGGGCGCCCAATACAAAAAGATCGCCGAGGACAACCGCCTGCGGCGGCACTATACACAGGCGCCGCGCGGCACCATCTACGACCGCAACGGCGCCGTTCTCGTAAGCAGTCGGCCGAGTTTCGCCGTATCAATAATCCCGGCCGAATACGCCGACCCGCAGACGGCAACCCCCTTCCTCGCCGAACTTGCCGGCCTTTCGCGCGGCGAAATCGAGGCACTGCTCGCGGCCGCCAAGGCCGCTCCCTATACCCCTGTACCGGTTATCCGCGACGCCGGCCCCGCGCTCCTCGCCAAAGTCGAGGAGCGCAAGGCCGCCCTGCCCGGCGTCGTCATCGAAGCCGTCCCCGTGCGCCACTACGTCTACGGCCAATTGGCCGCTCATGTACTTGGCTATGTCGGGCGCATAAGCGCCGAAGAATACGCCGCTCGCAAAACCGCCGGCTACAGCCCCGCCGATCTCATCGGCAAAGACGGCTTGGAACTGGTCTGGGAAGATACCCTCCGCGGCACGCCCGGAGGGCGCGAAGTCGAAGTCAACGCCCGCGGCGAGGAAATCGGAGCAGCAGGCGAAAAAGCGGCCATCCCCGGTAAAGGACTCGTGCTGACGCTCGACGCCAACCTGCAGAAAGCGGCCGAAGAAATCCTCGCGGCCCAGATCGCCGTCAGCAGAGGCATCGGCGAGCCGGCCAAAGGGGGCGGCGTCATCGCCCTCGACGTCCGGAGCGGCGCCGTCCTCGTTCTCGCCAGCAGCCCCGCCTTCGACCCCAACGCTTTTGCCGCCGGCATATCCGCCAGGGATTGGGCTGCCCTGCTGGGCAACCCCGACAACCCTCTCACCGACAGGGTCACCCAGAACGCCTACCCTCCCGGATCGGTGTTCAAAATCGTCACCGCCGCCGCCGCCCTCGATCGCGGCCTGGTCACGCCGGCGGAGATTTTCGAAGACAAAGGGGTCTATACCCTCGGCGGGTGGGACTTCTTCGGCTGGAACCCCAAAGGGCTGGGGAAACTAAACCTCGAAGGCGCCATCGCCATGTCCAGCGACCCCGTCTTCTACGAGCTCGGCCGCCGCATGGGCGCCGACACGCTCGCCGCCTACGCGCTCACCTTCGGATTCGGCAAACCGACCGGCATTGGCCTCCCGGGGGAAGCCGGCGGCTTCGTGCCTACCGAGGAATGGAAAACAACCACCTACAGCAAGCCCTGGTACCCCGGCGAGACGATCATCGCCGCCATCGGCCAGGGCTACTACCTGGCCACCCTCCTCCAGCAGGCCGAGCTGCTTATGGCCGTAGCCAACGGCGGCGTAATCTACCGGCCGGTCCTGGTCGACAAAGTGCTTGACACCGACGGCACGCCGCGGCAAAAGCTTGCCCCGTCCGTCGCCCGCACCGTCTACCTAGCCCCTGAAACCTGGGAAACCATCAGTCGCGGCCTGGAAGGCGTCGTCAGCCGGGGAACGGCAACCACCGTATTCCAGGGCTTCAAACGAACGGCGGCCGGCAAGACGGGGTCGGCGGAGACGGGGCGGGGCACCACCCACTCCTGGTTCGCCTGTTACGCGCCGGCGGACAAACCGGAAGTCGTCGTGGCCGCCCTTATCGAAGACGGCGGCGACGGCTCGGTGGCGGCCGCACCGGTCGCGCGCAAAGTCCTGGAAGCATATTTCGGCTTGCCGTCGGCGGAGGTAAAGACGCCTCCGCCCGGCCAAACCGACTAG
- a CDS encoding copper ion binding protein, translating into MCKTCGCHGGSIEKCTLTVEGMTCNHCKAAVEKAVRALPGVMAAEVDLAAKALKIDFDTAKNSLDDIKHAVEEAGYKVV; encoded by the coding sequence ATGTGCAAAACCTGCGGCTGCCACGGCGGCAGCATCGAAAAATGTACCCTGACGGTTGAAGGCATGACCTGCAACCACTGCAAAGCGGCAGTCGAAAAAGCCGTGCGGGCCCTGCCTGGCGTGATGGCGGCGGAAGTAGACCTGGCCGCCAAGGCGCTCAAGATCGACTTCGACACCGCCAAAAACAGCCTGGACGATATCAAGCACGCCGTCGAAGAGGCCGGCTACAAAGTCGTTTAG
- a CDS encoding MTH1187 family thiamine-binding protein, with product MAIVEVTIAPMGTATPSISKYVAACHKVLEEATDLKHQLTPMATIIEGDLDRILEVIRRMHEVPFTAGAQRVSTLIRVDDRRDKVLTMAGKVKAVTDKL from the coding sequence ATGGCAATCGTAGAAGTAACGATCGCCCCGATGGGCACGGCGACGCCCAGCATCAGCAAGTACGTCGCCGCCTGCCACAAGGTGCTCGAAGAAGCCACCGACCTCAAACACCAGCTCACCCCTATGGCCACCATCATCGAAGGCGACCTCGACCGCATCCTGGAAGTCATCAGGCGGATGCACGAAGTTCCCTTCACCGCCGGCGCCCAGCGGGTTTCGACCCTGATTCGCGTCGATGACCGTCGCGACAAAGTATTGACAATGGCTGGCAAGGTAAAAGCGGTAACCGACAAACTTTAA
- a CDS encoding CoA pyrophosphatase, giving the protein MQADQICRALESKLAGRCPKIQNETDYFAAAVVVPLVPQGGELSVLFEVRAAQLAWQPGEICFPGGRIEAADPDPQHAAAREAYEELGLSPGSLRLLGALDYLVSPIGVIIHPFAGYIPDLAAVKPEAGEVAETFTVPLQFFLDNEPLSAEMEVATRPLPGFPTELIPGYTHDWRRRAVYPVLFYRYGKYVIWGLTARVMYDFVGICRSTDGTAC; this is encoded by the coding sequence ATGCAGGCCGATCAAATCTGCCGCGCCCTCGAAAGTAAACTAGCCGGGCGCTGCCCAAAAATCCAAAACGAGACCGACTACTTCGCCGCTGCCGTTGTTGTACCCTTGGTACCGCAAGGCGGCGAACTGTCCGTCCTCTTCGAAGTGCGCGCCGCCCAGCTCGCTTGGCAGCCGGGCGAAATATGCTTCCCCGGCGGCAGGATCGAAGCTGCCGACCCCGACCCGCAACATGCCGCGGCCCGGGAGGCCTACGAGGAACTGGGGCTCTCCCCCGGCAGCCTGCGCCTGCTCGGGGCGCTCGACTATCTCGTCAGCCCCATTGGCGTTATCATCCACCCCTTTGCCGGCTACATACCCGATCTGGCCGCAGTCAAGCCAGAAGCCGGCGAAGTCGCCGAAACCTTCACCGTTCCCCTGCAATTCTTCCTCGACAACGAGCCGCTGTCCGCCGAAATGGAGGTAGCCACCCGGCCGCTGCCCGGCTTTCCTACCGAGCTAATCCCGGGCTACACGCATGACTGGCGTCGCCGCGCCGTCTACCCCGTGCTCTTCTACCGCTACGGCAAATACGTCATCTGGGGGTTAACGGCGCGGGTGATGTACGACTTCGTCGGAATCTGCCGCTCAACTGACGGAACTGCCTGCTAG
- a CDS encoding glycosyl hydrolase family 18 protein, giving the protein MRYLKTITILLLLILVAVAAAAAGGCMKKPAPKPLPGTPGAVTKPPRMVIGYYENPWPGTPEKTGSFPSMKTFAKSMSAVGPFWYKATPSGTLETKESQQVYDTARSLGLKMYPLVTNKTGSTDAVLGDPAIRSKAIGNIVKIVQERNYDGINIDFELLPPKHRDNLTAFMAELYPKMKAINKTLIISVFPKVDVAEDVSGAYNYAELAKNADFLQIMLYDKHWETSEPGAIAPLGWYEKNLQYAIDNSGGAHKIIAGVGAYGYDWQKGGKGDTITYANAIVKAEQKGAKIMYDETAQAPHFTYGDHEVWFEDKRSTAAKLDIVAKYNPAGIAVWRLGQEQPEIWQLIDQKFPKQQ; this is encoded by the coding sequence ATGAGGTACTTAAAAACAATCACCATACTTCTGCTTCTGATACTCGTGGCTGTCGCCGCAGCCGCGGCCGGCGGCTGCATGAAAAAACCCGCGCCCAAGCCCCTGCCGGGTACCCCCGGAGCGGTGACCAAGCCACCGCGAATGGTGATCGGCTATTACGAAAACCCCTGGCCGGGGACTCCCGAAAAAACCGGCTCCTTTCCGTCAATGAAAACCTTTGCCAAGAGCATGTCCGCGGTCGGGCCCTTCTGGTACAAGGCTACCCCTAGCGGCACGCTTGAGACCAAGGAGAGCCAGCAGGTATACGACACCGCCAGATCGCTCGGCCTCAAGATGTACCCGCTCGTCACCAACAAAACCGGCTCCACCGACGCTGTCCTCGGCGACCCAGCCATCCGTTCCAAGGCGATCGGCAACATCGTCAAAATCGTACAGGAGAGAAACTACGACGGCATCAACATCGACTTCGAACTTCTCCCGCCCAAGCACCGCGACAACCTGACCGCCTTCATGGCCGAGCTCTACCCGAAAATGAAAGCGATCAACAAAACGCTTATCATCTCCGTTTTCCCCAAAGTTGACGTCGCCGAAGACGTCTCAGGCGCCTACAACTACGCCGAACTCGCCAAAAACGCCGATTTCCTCCAGATCATGCTCTACGACAAGCATTGGGAGACCTCCGAACCTGGGGCCATCGCCCCCTTAGGCTGGTACGAAAAAAATCTCCAGTACGCCATTGACAACAGCGGCGGCGCACACAAAATCATCGCCGGCGTCGGCGCTTACGGCTACGACTGGCAAAAAGGCGGCAAGGGCGATACCATCACCTACGCTAACGCCATCGTCAAAGCCGAGCAGAAAGGCGCTAAAATAATGTACGACGAGACCGCCCAGGCGCCCCACTTCACCTACGGCGACCACGAAGTCTGGTTCGAGGACAAGCGCAGTACGGCCGCCAAACTCGACATCGTCGCCAAATACAACCCGGCCGGCATAGCCGTCTGGCGACTCGGCCAGGAGCAGCCGGAAATCTGGCAGCTCATTGATCAGAAATTCCCCAAGCAGCAGTGA
- a CDS encoding type 1 glutamine amidotransferase domain-containing protein codes for MEKVLLLVENGFEDAEAIYPYYRMQEAGYAVDIVGPAKGAVYKGKHGYPLTAMLAPDEADIGSYVAIIIPGGQAPDRMRINDGLVELVKAAHERKLVIGAICHGPQMLIEADIIRGINVTCYKSVLTDILNAGAIYHDLPAIIDAGIVTSRTPADLPEFCRQILALLKK; via the coding sequence TTGGAAAAGGTCTTGTTGCTGGTCGAAAACGGCTTCGAGGACGCCGAAGCCATCTACCCGTATTACCGCATGCAGGAGGCCGGCTACGCCGTCGACATCGTCGGGCCGGCGAAGGGCGCCGTCTACAAGGGCAAACACGGCTACCCGCTGACCGCGATGCTCGCGCCTGACGAAGCGGACATCGGCTCATACGTAGCCATCATCATCCCCGGAGGCCAGGCTCCGGACCGGATGCGGATCAACGACGGACTGGTCGAGCTGGTCAAGGCCGCCCACGAGCGCAAACTGGTCATCGGCGCCATTTGCCACGGTCCGCAGATGCTCATCGAAGCCGATATAATCCGCGGCATCAACGTCACCTGCTACAAATCAGTGCTGACCGACATCCTCAACGCCGGCGCAATCTATCACGACCTGCCGGCGATAATCGACGCCGGGATCGTCACCTCGAGGACCCCCGCCGACCTGCCGGAATTCTGCCGGCAGATCCTCGCCCTCTTGAAAAAGTAG